One stretch of Harmonia axyridis chromosome 1, icHarAxyr1.1, whole genome shotgun sequence DNA includes these proteins:
- the LOC123688873 gene encoding serine/threonine-protein phosphatase 6 catalytic subunit has product MSDLDNWIEIAKQCKYLPETDLKKLCDIVCNILHEESNVQPVQMPVTICGDIHGQFYDLEELFRCGGQVPDTNYVFLGDFVDRGYYSLETFTRLLTLKAKYPSRITLLRGNHESRQITQVYGFYDECLTKYGNTNAWKYCCMVFDMLTVSALVDEKIFCVHGGLSPDIKTIDQIRVLDRNREIPHKGAFCDLVWSDPEDIDTWATSPRGAGYLFGPKVTHHFMQINDLSLICRAHQLVNEGFKYMFDQKLVTVWSAPNYCYRCGNIASILQFQSADSMEAKLFYAVPDSERLIPSRNITPYFL; this is encoded by the exons ATGTCTGATCTGGACAACTGGATTGAGATAGCCAAACAATGTAAATATTTACCTGAAACGGATCTAAAGAAACTATGTGATATTGTCTGTAATATATTGCACGAAGAATCAAATGTTCAGCCTGTACAAATGCCTGTTACTATATGTGGTGATATTCATGGGCAGTTTTATGATCTGGAAGAGCTGTTCCGATGCGGGGGCCAAGTTCCTGATACAAATTATGTGTTCTTAGGAGATTTTGTTGATCGCGGTTATTATAGCTTAGAAACATTCACGCGTCTGTTAACTTTGAAAGCTAAATATCCAAGTAGAATAACTTTATTAAGAGGAAATCACGAAAGCAGGCAGATTACTCAAGTATATGGATTTTACGATGAGTGCCTTACAAAATATGGTAATACTAATGCTTGGAAATACTGCTGTATGGTATTCGATATGTTGACTGTTTCTGCT TtagttgatgaaaaaatattttgtgttcATGGTGGCTTGAGTCCAGATATCAAAACAATAGACCAGATAAGAGTTTTAGACAGGAATAGAGAAATTCCACACAAAGGTGCATTCTGTGATTTAGTTTGGTCAGATCCTGAAGATATAGATACTTG GGCGACTAGTCCTAGAGgagcaggatatttatttggTCCAAAAGTAACGCATCACTTCATGCAAATCAACGATTTGAGTCTTATATGTAGGGCGCATCAATTAGTAAATGAAG GTTTTAAATATATGTTTGATCAGAAATTGGTTACTGTTTGGTCAGCCCCCAATTACTGTTATCGATGTGGCAATATTGCAAGTATTTTACAATTCCAATCGGCAGATTCaatggaagcaaagttgttttATGCTGTTCCTGACAGCGAAAGGTTAATACCAAGCCGAAATATTACTCCGTACTttttataa